A region of the Alligator mississippiensis isolate rAllMis1 chromosome 5, rAllMis1, whole genome shotgun sequence genome:
cgggggcagtggggagggaaggggccggCACCTGGAGCGTCTTCTCCTCCTCAGGGTAGACCGGGTCAGccttgggcagcagctgcaggaactcCTCGGCACGCAGCGGcctcctgggcagctgcaggatgCGCCGCTCGGTCAGCACCGCCCGCACCACCTGCGCCATGGGCCCCTGGCTGTAGCCATCCGAGACAGTGGCCAGGGCGCTGAGGTCCAGGCCACGGCCCACGGTGCCACCGTGCTTCTGGATCAGGCGCTGCCAGGTCACTGCGGCGAGAGGGGCGGTCACAGGGGAcgcagtggggcagggtggggggcagctggcctggctgcacaagCAAGGGGATGGATGCACTGCACCCAGCTGTTGTGCAGGGGTGCGAGGGGGTCACCAGCACAAGCCCAGGCAGCTGCGAGGCTCGGTGCCCAGCACCCTCACCTCTGCTGTGCTGCATGGGTCCcatgccctggtgctgcccctggctacacgaccagggcagggcagtgatgcCCCTGAGCCCCAGCGGCCACTggtaggggagaaaggggggacgGGCTGGGTCCTCGCTCACCATAGCGGGAGGTGTAGTCAGGACGGGGCACGAGGAGGACCCGTTCATAGGCCTTGCACAGGGCCTTGGCATCGGCCACGTAGGGCCGGTCAGacgtgcccagcagcagcacccggtCGTCCACCCGCAGCATCTTCAGGGCCTTGGGCAGCTCCTTCCTCAGGCGCTTCGGCTCGGCCTGCGGGCAGCAAGGGCGGGGCCTGGCTGGCGcaagggactggagctgggggcgcctgggcagggctctgggggggtcagggggtttCTGCTGCTTCAGGACTTCCCAGCCCTTAAACAGAGCAAGATGCAGCCCAGAAAACCCAGCCGGGTAGGGGGACATGGGTAAGGGCAGGCGGCGCGGGGGCAGACACACAAGCGGCAGCGGTGCCACGGGGGACTACCTGCCCCTGTGCTACAGCCCGGGGCATcttccaccacctgccccccagccagccctgcagccccatctACCTGGGGGGCTTGttcccccctgctccaaggacatccccccaccctgccccacagccccatgccaggtcccccctgccccccacggcCTCACCTCCTTCTCTTCTTTCGGGACCTTCTTGTAAAACGTCTTCTCCGCGTTGCCGACCCAGATCACCGACGGCTGCAGGAGCCTCGCCACCTGCAAGGGGCCGTGGGGAggcgctgagccagggggcacacGGGAAACAGCTCCCGGCTTGCTGCAggcttcctccccagccccaccggTACCTTGAAGACCATGTGCATGAGCAGGCTGAGGCCGGCCTTCCCTGGGTACTTGTCCACCAGGTTCTCGGGGGAGAGGTCGAAGAGGTTGGCGCCCGTCTCGGTGCACACGGCGTGCACCAGCATCTTCTTCCCAGTGCCCGCAGGGCCAGCCAGCAGGAGGGACCTCACCTGTGGTGCCAGCTCGTGCACCGTGGGTGACCCTAGGAGCCATGGGGATGGGACGGGGTGGGGGGTCTGTATCTGATCCCAATGCAGGTGGCAGAGCACCCCAGCAGGGCCTGGCACCCCCCCACGGGAACACCCACCCCTCCACGGGACATTGCACGCATGCACCCCTCCATGCATCCCCCCAGCCAACGCACAGCACGAGCCCtgcgccccaccccagccctgctgccgccCCAGGCTGGGGCACGGGGTCGGCTTTGGGGCTGAGCCCGGCTCTGCCCCTACCCAGGCGCAGGATGGCGTACAGCACGACGTTCTGCCGGACGTCCAGCACCGAGGGCGCGGGCTCGGCCCCCGCCGCGCGCAGCGTGCTGCCCAGGTAGCTGAAGTCGcctgtgggggggagcaggggtcaaggggcgaaaggggcagctcccaccccagcaccaacccctgcccccaagcaACCCACCACGGGGCCGTGCCTGGGCCtggctcccttcccaccccaggtgGGTGCCCACCGGTGTAGTCAGCCAGCGGCACGGCCTGGGGCTTTTTGAggatgccctgcagcaccagctcctcgtACAGCGAGTCCagggtcctgggggcaggggggcatcagGGAGCGCACGCCCCACTCAGCCCCTGCCAAGacaggggcttggggggcaggctCCCCTCCGAGCAGAGGGGGCCGGGGCTGGACGAGCCCGGCGAGAGCGGGGCCAGGATCAGCTATGAGGGCGACACCTGTCCTGGGTCAGGTCCTTCTCCTTTTTCCCACTTTTCTTCCCCAACTTCTGCTTGGAAGAAAGAAGTGAAGGGGAAACCCGTACAATCGGGACAGCTCgaggggcctgtgcccccaccccgaCACAGCCCCCATCCAtgcccctgatcccagcccctcATGCCCAACACCAGCACTCCCCGGTCCCCCCACACGGCCCCGACCTTGCTGCTCTTCTTGGCCTTGAGAGGCCTGGTCTCCTCACGGTCCACGGCCAGCCTCAGCCGCTGCAGCTCCTGGCGCATCATCTCGTccacctggggagcaggggcttgtggcagtgccagggacacccccagggctccccccatCCTCACGTGGCCTCTGCAGACCCCCGCCCTCCCTGGGCAGCCTGGCCCCGGCATCCCCCAGGCTCAAGGGGAGACGACAGAGCAGACCCCCACATCCCCAACGGCcgtggggcctggccatgccgcAGGGACAGGACCCTCGCCCCCACTGACCTGCAGCCGAACCTCCTTTTCCACCTCCTTCCGCATCTGGGCCTTGATCAGCTCCAGGTTGCAGCCCTGCTGCACCGGCTTGCCCACGTCCCGCTCTCCCCAGgtggctgcggggggggggctggtctGACCCTGCCACATCCCCACTTCCCTTGTTCTCCCACCGCCCCCACAAACCACTGCAGCTCCGGGCACCCCCAGGCATCGCATAGGAGGAGTCGGCACCGTAATGCCACATagcacctgcccccagcccccaccacacagcaccgatgtggcactggggtcccctCCCCGAGTGACACGCTGTCGCCCAGCTGTGCCTCGCCGGTGCCAGCCCCGTGCACGCAGGCGGGAGGGTCAATGCTGGCCACGGGCACCGCTCTCAGCCCTGGGACCTGCATCCTCACGGTCAGCCCGTCTGCAGCCCGGGCCACGGGGAAGTGCCGGGCACAGGAGACCCGGGCGGCCAGGACAGGAGACCCTGCCAGGGCTTGGTCCAGGTCATCATGGCAGAGGTCTCCCTTGGTTCAGAGTGCAGTTGTGGGTGCGAGCTGGTGTGCGCGTGCAGGTGGTGTGCTCCTCCCGCCCCGTCCAGCCCCCTTACCCTGGTACTGCATGAAGCCCGTGCTGATGATGGGCAGGAATTTGGAGGGAGGCAGCATTAGACTTTCAGCTTCCTCCTGGGAAGAGCCCCAAGCGCAGGGAGTCACGGGACGCAGCGGGAGCCCGCAGGGAGGAGCGGGGACAGCCCTGGCGCGCGGGGAAGGGCAGACAGtacttcctcccctgcagccaggggctCACCGGTTTCTTGTCCTTCTTCTTGCCTTTTTTTGccttctctttctcctctttcttcttctttttcttcttcttcttgtccccctcttctctctccagctgctccagctcttcTCTCACCTGCGGGCCCCCAGCATGACCCTGCTGGACCGGGGTGTCCAGGCCGCGGCaggaccccagctcccagagggcTGGCAGAGatgggggccatagcccccccatGCGGTCCGccagcctggccccctgccctgaccccacaggcacccctccccaccccatgctgaaTGTGCGGCACCCCACCCTGGGGCCAGCTTGCAGCCAGCTTCCCGCCACCCCGGTCACTACTGCCCCCCGGCCTGGCGCCCCGTGACCTGCTCAGGGGTCTTCTCTGCAAATAGGATGCTGGAGCCCCCCACATCCTCGTCGGGGTACTCTGGGAAGTGCCCGGTCAGGTCCCTGTGCGAGGGGGCCCGACAAGCATGAGCGCTTGGCGGGCCAGGGGGCGAGCGGGAGGGCGGAGCGGGTGGGGGGCGATGCTGCGGGGCCCACCGGCACTCGAGGAGCCACTGGCGCAGCTGCTCCTTCATGGCCTCCTGCAGGCTGGGCCCCTCGAGCTCCAGCAGCAACGCCCGCGTGCCGGCCAGTGCCTGCTGGTACTCGGCCTCGCGGTCCGCCTGCCGCAGCCGCCGAAAGTCCTCGCCCAGCTGCGCCCGCAGTGCCACGGCCGAGAGCCCCGGGGCTGCTGGGTCGGAGACCTGCGGGGATGCCACGGGGTAGGGGCACCATAACGACCGGGGCGAGAGGCTGGACGCGGTGTGTAGGGACCAGGGGCCAAGCGGCCAGCGCCTGCTGTGCAGGCCCACCGCCCCTCGCCTGCCCCGGCTGCCTTGTGTCTCGTGCTCCCGCCTCTGCTGCAGAGATGGGCCCGTCCTGCCCGGCCCTTGAGTGCGGCGCCTGGGGCGGTGGGGCGCGGGGCGGCCGGCGCGGAGTCGATTACCCGTAATGAGCCCGTAATATGCATGTGCGGTGCTTCCCGCGCGGCCGCGTCATCACAATGGCACAGGCACTTTCCCGCCTCATTGCCTCCCAAATGGATTTTAAATATCCTTCCGAGGACACAATTATTTAAAACGCTGAACTAAACACTCGCTAATGGGAAACCGCGTGCGGCCCCCGCCCCGCGTGGACGCTGCACTTCCTCCCCCCCGCCGGGCACCCGGTCAGCTGCAGCCAGCGGGCCCGAGCGGAGCCACGGAGACCCCGCTCGCCCAGAGCAACAGGCGGGGGTGCAGAGCGGGGAGGGTGGATCGGGGCCCGCaggccaggcagccccagcagcacagggacaggcagggagcaagggCGGGTGCTCCTGCTCCCCCGGGACCgacagaggcagcagggacacCCCGCAGAGCTTGCACGGGGCAGCACCCTGACAGCTCACAGCACCTTGGACGCATGAACAGCACGGCGCGCAGGGGCTGCAGGCGgcgggctggcagctgcaggctcaggctggtTGCCGACATCCCCGGCAAGGTGCAACCAGCGCTGTGCAAACAGGCCCTGGCTCCCC
Encoded here:
- the IQCA1L gene encoding IQ and AAA domain-containing protein 1-like — protein: MWLESQVALKELLAQELPATPPRPERDRAAFSQGLATLFLRYVQVVRRLETCHDQMLQPQKRRMLRRVLDGALGRVLELKEALVQLDRSEYHFMDHVLQDLKLTPADVEVPVPKYFLLERARALKERQQVLAEILARMEPSQPPRVTPSRDEAVRLVQRAERLRQGRLRARFMGDIRRDEERERLARESGAKELDREQAAIRIQKVWKGCLQCRRTALERQQEMAFIGMVRPPPAHPPSPIVLCPVPVSDPAAPGLSAVALRAQLGEDFRRLRQADREAEYQQALAGTRALLLELEGPSLQEAMKEQLRQWLLECRDLTGHFPEYPDEDVGGSSILFAEKTPEQVREELEQLEREEGDKKKKKKKKKEEKEKAKKGKKKDKKPEEAESLMLPPSKFLPIISTGFMQYQATWGERDVGKPVQQGCNLELIKAQMRKEVEKEVRLQVDEMMRQELQRLRLAVDREETRPLKAKKSSKKLGKKSGKKEKDLTQDRTLDSLYEELVLQGILKKPQAVPLADYTGDFSYLGSTLRAAGAEPAPSVLDVRQNVVLYAILRLGSPTVHELAPQVRSLLLAGPAGTGKKMLVHAVCTETGANLFDLSPENLVDKYPGKAGLSLLMHMVFKVARLLQPSVIWVGNAEKTFYKKVPKEEKEAEPKRLRKELPKALKMLRVDDRVLLLGTSDRPYVADAKALCKAYERVLLVPRPDYTSRYVTWQRLIQKHGGTVGRGLDLSALATVSDGYSQGPMAQVVRAVLTERRILQLPRRPLRAEEFLQLLPKADPVYPEEEKTLQDWYLKTPLGKRWLKATEEQVEGKEMQGKKKKGRK